A genomic region of Bosea sp. 124 contains the following coding sequences:
- a CDS encoding DUF1285 domain-containing protein produces the protein MSDPGHSIARLVAALQGGKRGLPPVERWNPDFCGDIDMRIAADGTWFYMGTPIGRPALVKLFSSVLRRDGDDYVLVTPVEKLGIVVEDAPFQAVEMAVEGEGDARSIAFRTHVDDLVTVGPEHAIRFEREAKGGLKPYVHVRRGLWARVTRALSYDLLALGEVRDVEGIPMFGVAAAGIFHPAVPASEIEGEIEGS, from the coding sequence ATGAGTGATCCGGGCCATTCCATCGCGCGTCTGGTTGCTGCGCTGCAAGGCGGCAAGCGCGGATTGCCGCCGGTCGAGCGCTGGAACCCCGATTTCTGCGGCGATATCGACATGAGGATCGCTGCCGACGGAACCTGGTTCTATATGGGAACGCCGATCGGCAGACCTGCTCTGGTGAAGCTTTTCTCCTCGGTCCTGCGCCGCGACGGGGACGATTACGTTCTCGTGACCCCGGTCGAAAAACTCGGGATCGTGGTCGAGGATGCTCCGTTCCAGGCTGTCGAGATGGCGGTCGAGGGCGAGGGCGATGCCCGCTCCATCGCTTTCCGGACGCATGTCGACGATCTCGTCACTGTCGGTCCCGAGCATGCGATTCGCTTCGAGCGGGAGGCGAAGGGCGGCTTGAAGCCCTATGTGCATGTCCGGCGCGGGCTCTGGGCCCGCGTCACCCGGGCACTGAGCTATGACCTGCTGGCGCTGGGCGAGGTGCGCGACGTCGAGGGCATCCCCATGTTCGGAGTCGCGGCGGCCGGCATCTTCCATCCGGCCGTGCCGGCAAGCGAGATCGAAGGCGAGATCGAAGGATCGTGA
- a CDS encoding CoA pyrophosphatase, with the protein MRALNLTIEEFAALAKERLRAEPPALGDVIARPRGDHEMQSQPMAQPDEKAAVPAAVLIPVVSRAEGPTVLLTQRAAALRSHSSQVAFPGGRVDAVDGSPLITALRETEEEIGLPRERVRTLGFLDAYLTGTGYRIVPVVALVEPPFSLTLNAHEVDEAFEAPLSFLLDPANHRRDGREWQGLHRTYYAMPFGDRYIWGATAGMIRNLYERLAG; encoded by the coding sequence ATGCGCGCGCTGAACCTGACGATCGAGGAATTCGCGGCCTTGGCGAAGGAGCGGCTCCGGGCCGAGCCGCCGGCGTTGGGCGACGTGATCGCCCGGCCGCGCGGCGACCACGAGATGCAGTCGCAGCCGATGGCGCAGCCCGACGAGAAGGCGGCGGTTCCGGCTGCCGTCCTCATTCCGGTTGTCTCGCGGGCGGAAGGGCCGACGGTGCTGCTGACACAGCGCGCGGCGGCGTTGCGCAGCCATTCGTCACAAGTCGCGTTTCCGGGCGGGCGGGTCGATGCCGTTGATGGTTCGCCGCTGATCACCGCGCTGCGCGAGACGGAAGAGGAAATCGGGCTGCCCCGCGAGCGCGTCCGGACGCTGGGGTTCCTCGACGCCTATCTGACCGGGACGGGCTATCGCATCGTTCCCGTGGTGGCGTTGGTCGAGCCGCCGTTTTCGCTGACCCTGAATGCGCATGAGGTGGACGAGGCGTTCGAGGCGCCGCTGTCCTTCCTGCTCGATCCCGCCAATCACCGCCGCGACGGCCGCGAGTGGCAGGGGCTCCACCGCACCTACTATGCGATGCCGTTCGGGGATCGCTATATCTGGGGGGCAACCGCCGGCATGATCCGCAATCTCTACGAGCGGCTCGCCGGCTGA
- a CDS encoding DUF6111 family protein yields MLRSIIEEVLLFILPFCVFAGYLIVKRRNPLDVEHWSRHVFWLAIVGLLLSIALVAYGGWTAPRSQGAYEPPHMENGTLVPGRFK; encoded by the coding sequence ATGCTGCGCTCGATCATCGAAGAGGTTCTTCTCTTCATTCTGCCCTTTTGCGTTTTCGCGGGGTATCTCATCGTCAAGCGCCGCAACCCGCTCGATGTCGAGCACTGGAGCCGGCATGTGTTCTGGCTGGCGATCGTCGGGCTGCTGCTCTCCATCGCGCTCGTTGCCTATGGCGGCTGGACCGCGCCGCGCAGCCAGGGCGCCTATGAGCCACCGCATATGGAGAACGGGACGCTGGTGCCCGGCCGCTTCAAGTGA
- a CDS encoding CCA tRNA nucleotidyltransferase — MRLPRERIADFLARPALAAMLEALNGEGEETRIVGGAVRDLLLDEPIGDVDLATTAPPQETIRRGKRAGFKAVPTGIEHGTVTLVRDGTGFEVTTLREDVATDGRRATVRFGRDFVADALRRDFTINALSLDRDGAVHDHCGGLTDLAVRRVRFIGDAGSRIREDYLRILRFFRFHARYASGAPDAEGVSACIAGRAGIAGLSRERVRAELMKLLVAPGAAAVVAAMAGAGLLMPVIGGVPHLSRFAAVAQGAGGPVYPAFRLAALTVAVREDALRLREGLRLSNEEFDRIGWIAEALEGLGGRAAPPSIAFLRHLAHRLGTDAVAAGLVLLAATVDETAQAGTQAMIAELGGTPRFLPSGRDVIALGVPAGPQVGRVLEAARREWIEAGAPAGSAAQAEFVAGAVAASSASL; from the coding sequence GTGAGGCTGCCGCGGGAGCGCATCGCGGATTTCCTGGCGCGGCCGGCTCTCGCGGCGATGCTCGAGGCTCTCAACGGCGAGGGCGAGGAGACCCGTATCGTCGGCGGGGCGGTGCGGGACCTGCTGCTGGACGAGCCGATCGGCGATGTCGATCTCGCGACCACGGCGCCGCCGCAGGAGACGATCCGGCGCGGGAAGCGCGCCGGCTTCAAGGCGGTTCCGACCGGAATCGAGCACGGCACCGTCACGCTGGTCAGGGACGGCACCGGCTTTGAGGTGACGACGCTGCGGGAGGATGTCGCGACCGATGGCCGGCGGGCCACGGTCCGGTTCGGGCGCGATTTCGTCGCCGATGCGCTGCGGCGCGATTTCACGATCAACGCGCTCTCGCTCGACCGTGACGGCGCCGTGCACGACCATTGCGGCGGGCTCACCGACCTCGCGGTGCGGCGGGTCCGCTTCATCGGCGACGCGGGCAGCCGGATCCGGGAGGATTACCTGCGTATCCTGCGCTTTTTCCGCTTCCATGCCCGCTATGCCTCGGGAGCGCCCGACGCGGAGGGTGTCTCGGCCTGCATTGCCGGTCGGGCCGGGATCGCCGGGCTTTCGCGCGAGCGCGTCCGTGCCGAGCTGATGAAGCTCTTGGTTGCGCCGGGCGCGGCCGCGGTCGTCGCGGCGATGGCGGGTGCCGGGCTGCTGATGCCGGTGATCGGCGGCGTGCCGCACCTCTCGCGCTTCGCGGCAGTGGCCCAAGGGGCAGGGGGGCCCGTCTATCCGGCGTTCCGGCTGGCGGCGCTCACCGTGGCGGTGCGGGAGGATGCGCTGCGACTGCGGGAGGGCTTGCGGCTCTCGAACGAGGAGTTCGACAGGATCGGGTGGATCGCCGAAGCGCTCGAAGGACTTGGCGGACGCGCTGCGCCGCCGAGCATCGCTTTTCTGCGCCATCTCGCCCACCGGCTCGGCACGGACGCCGTGGCGGCGGGCCTCGTGCTGCTGGCTGCAACGGTCGACGAGACCGCACAGGCCGGGACGCAGGCGATGATCGCCGAATTGGGTGGCACGCCGCGTTTCCTGCCGAGCGGGCGGGACGTCATCGCGCTCGGTGTGCCGGCCGGGCCGCAGGTCGGGCGTGTGCTGGAGGCGGCGCGACGCGAATGGATCGAGGCGGGGGCCCCGGCGGGGAGCGCCGCGCAGGCCGAATTTGTGGCCGGCGCGGTGGCGGCATCGTCCGCCTCCCTATGA
- a CDS encoding tRNA (cytidine(34)-2'-O)-methyltransferase, whose protein sequence is MLRLALYQPDIPQNTGTMIRMAACLGIAVDIVEPAAFDVSDRHFRRSGMDYLERAMVARHDSFAAFEAWRRKAGHRLILAETDGTARHLDFAFSAGDIVMVGRESAGVAPEVHAAADASVHIPMLVGLRSLNVALAAAMVLGEALRQTGSYPPRDGTEA, encoded by the coding sequence ATGCTGCGTCTCGCCCTCTACCAACCCGACATCCCGCAGAACACCGGCACCATGATCCGCATGGCGGCCTGTCTCGGCATCGCGGTGGACATCGTCGAGCCGGCCGCCTTCGACGTCTCGGACCGGCATTTCCGCCGCTCTGGCATGGACTACCTCGAACGCGCCATGGTCGCGCGCCATGATTCCTTCGCAGCCTTCGAGGCCTGGCGGCGCAAGGCGGGCCATCGCCTGATCCTGGCCGAAACCGATGGCACGGCGCGCCATCTCGATTTCGCCTTCTCAGCCGGAGACATCGTCATGGTCGGCCGCGAATCCGCTGGCGTCGCCCCGGAGGTCCATGCGGCTGCGGACGCCAGCGTCCACATTCCGATGCTGGTCGGCTTGCGCTCTCTCAATGTCGCGCTCGCGGCAGCGATGGTATTGGGCGAGGCATTGAGGCAGACCGGCAGCTATCCACCCCGCGACGGAACCGAAGCATGA
- a CDS encoding ABC transporter ATP-binding protein produces the protein MFTALFRWLESRIDVFAPFNERETPPRGVWPFMWHHIKGVKGWMALIMLTGLGFSGIEAAMYLMVGWFVDLLSTQSPQTIFRDHGTMLLAAAFVLVVLRPLIYFANHAIVDQVVVPQITNQIRWRNHVYTLGHALGYFQNDFAGRLSSRVIQAGQSIRGATIEVIDDLWYALIFASVAIGFFGSTSLWLALPVLVWLAAYIVLLIYFVPRAKKRSEANSLGRSSTTGRIVDAYTNILTVKLFARADAERSAVRDSLTRWNASFLNLSRLITGVSVILQTMNSLLVVVTAWLCLWLWSQGSMTPGAVAASIGLVLRLVQMSTWLIHLVRGVFENLGSVQESMETIARPHDLTDAADAVPLVVDRGSIRFDKVRFNYGKGGGLFEGLDLEIRPGEKIGLVGPSGAGKSTLVNLLLRLYPLEGGRILIDGQDIAHVTQDTLRAQIGMVTQDNSLLHRSIGDNIAYGRMGSTSAEIAEAARQASAHEFVLGLSDQDGRQGFDSRVGERGVKLSGGQRQRIAIARVLLKDAPILILDEATSALDSEVEAAIQEQLTALMQGKTVIAIAHRLSTIAALDRLIVLDKGQIVDVGSHAELVARGGLYGRLWSRQSGGFLAAADPETISA, from the coding sequence ATGTTTACCGCCCTGTTCCGCTGGCTCGAGAGCCGGATCGACGTCTTTGCGCCCTTCAACGAGCGCGAGACTCCGCCGCGCGGCGTCTGGCCGTTCATGTGGCACCACATCAAGGGCGTGAAGGGCTGGATGGCCCTGATCATGCTGACGGGCTTGGGCTTCAGCGGCATCGAGGCGGCGATGTATCTGATGGTCGGCTGGTTCGTCGACCTGCTCTCGACGCAGTCGCCGCAGACGATCTTCCGCGACCATGGCACGATGCTGCTGGCGGCGGCTTTCGTGCTCGTGGTGCTCAGGCCGCTGATCTATTTCGCCAACCACGCCATCGTCGACCAGGTCGTGGTGCCGCAGATCACCAACCAGATCCGCTGGCGCAACCATGTCTACACGCTCGGCCATGCGCTCGGCTATTTTCAGAACGATTTCGCGGGACGCTTGTCCTCGCGCGTCATCCAGGCGGGCCAATCGATCCGGGGCGCGACGATCGAGGTCATCGACGACCTCTGGTACGCGCTGATCTTCGCCTCGGTCGCGATCGGCTTCTTCGGTTCGACCTCGCTCTGGCTGGCGCTGCCGGTCCTGGTCTGGCTCGCGGCCTATATCGTGCTGCTGATCTACTTCGTGCCGCGCGCCAAGAAGCGCTCGGAAGCGAATTCGCTCGGGCGCTCCTCGACGACTGGGCGCATCGTCGATGCCTACACCAACATCCTGACGGTCAAGCTCTTCGCCCGTGCCGATGCCGAGCGCTCGGCCGTGCGCGATTCGCTGACGCGCTGGAATGCGTCCTTCCTGAACCTGTCGCGGCTGATCACCGGCGTCAGCGTCATCCTGCAGACGATGAACAGCCTGCTGGTCGTCGTCACGGCCTGGCTGTGCCTGTGGCTCTGGAGCCAGGGTTCGATGACGCCCGGCGCGGTCGCGGCCTCGATCGGGCTGGTGCTGCGGCTCGTCCAGATGTCGACCTGGCTGATCCATCTCGTGCGCGGCGTGTTCGAGAATCTCGGCTCCGTGCAGGAGAGCATGGAGACGATCGCCCGGCCGCATGACCTGACCGACGCGGCGGATGCCGTGCCGCTCGTCGTCGACCGCGGCAGCATCCGCTTCGACAAGGTCCGCTTCAATTACGGCAAGGGCGGCGGGCTGTTCGAGGGGCTCGATCTCGAGATCAGGCCCGGCGAGAAGATCGGGCTGGTGGGCCCCTCGGGCGCCGGCAAGTCGACGCTGGTCAACCTGCTGCTGCGGCTCTATCCGCTCGAGGGCGGGCGCATCCTGATCGACGGGCAGGACATCGCCCATGTCACGCAGGACACGCTTCGCGCCCAGATCGGCATGGTGACGCAGGATAATTCGCTGCTGCACCGCTCGATCGGCGACAACATCGCCTATGGCCGCATGGGCTCGACGTCGGCCGAGATCGCGGAAGCCGCGCGGCAGGCCTCGGCGCATGAGTTCGTGCTGGGGCTGAGCGATCAGGACGGTCGGCAGGGTTTCGATTCGCGCGTCGGCGAGCGGGGCGTGAAACTCTCGGGCGGCCAGCGCCAGCGCATCGCGATTGCGCGGGTCCTGCTCAAGGACGCGCCGATCCTGATCCTGGACGAGGCGACCTCGGCGCTCGATTCGGAGGTCGAGGCGGCGATCCAGGAGCAGCTCACCGCGCTGATGCAGGGCAAGACGGTGATCGCGATCGCGCATCGGCTGTCCACCATCGCCGCGCTCGACCGGCTGATCGTGCTCGACAAGGGCCAGATCGTCGATGTCGGCAGCCATGCCGAGCTGGTGGCGCGGGGCGGTCTCTATGGCCGTCTCTGGTCGCGCCAGTCGGGCGGCTTCCTGGCGGCTGCGGATCCGGAGACGATTTCCGCCTGA
- a CDS encoding methyl-accepting chemotaxis protein has protein sequence MTMSIFDFRRLGNRVIVAAIWAAVPTVLLVPNAPGAVAAAGVALGATATALAWFDRGETGTRVALGVSLMVAVSLVVAALAGHPWQIDLHMAYFAALAMLIIYCDWVVIAAAAAVVAVHHLLLSFVMPGLVFPGDGALGRVLVHAVILVAEAVTLAWAAQTIRGTLAAAEHSLARADAALGEAATAQQAAEAASELTERARNAQQASMAESAALQQAVDRERALIVAGLAQGLDSLARGDLTHRIGTAFPADYEKLRSDFNHASERLNDTMRSIAIVAKAIRGAGEEISTGSLDLAQRTEQQAASLQESASTAEQLAASVKLTTQSSQQAVAQARNATDIAEKGGEIVGSAVHAMAEIETSAQKISDITSVIDDIAFQTNLLALNAAVEAARAGEAGKGFAVVAAEVRVLAQRSGEAAKDIEALIAASNSHVIEGARLVRSSGEALHDIVLASNGVAATVSEVAAASIEQSRGIEDMSRTVAKLDEMTQQNASLAEQSSASAMSQTSQIETLTKLVTSFRTAA, from the coding sequence ATGACGATGAGCATCTTCGACTTTCGGCGGCTCGGAAACCGCGTCATCGTCGCGGCCATCTGGGCTGCCGTACCGACCGTGCTGCTGGTCCCGAATGCACCGGGCGCCGTCGCCGCCGCCGGAGTCGCGCTGGGCGCAACCGCGACCGCACTGGCGTGGTTCGACCGGGGCGAGACCGGGACGCGGGTCGCGCTCGGCGTGTCCTTGATGGTCGCCGTTTCGCTGGTCGTGGCCGCCCTTGCCGGCCATCCCTGGCAGATCGACCTGCACATGGCCTATTTCGCCGCCCTCGCCATGCTGATCATCTACTGCGACTGGGTTGTCATCGCCGCGGCGGCAGCGGTTGTCGCCGTCCACCATCTGCTCCTCTCCTTCGTTATGCCCGGGCTCGTCTTCCCCGGCGACGGCGCACTCGGACGGGTCCTCGTCCACGCCGTGATCCTGGTCGCCGAGGCGGTCACACTGGCCTGGGCGGCCCAGACCATTCGCGGAACGCTCGCGGCCGCCGAGCATTCGCTCGCACGGGCGGACGCCGCGCTCGGCGAGGCCGCCACCGCACAACAGGCAGCCGAGGCGGCAAGCGAACTCACCGAACGCGCCCGCAACGCGCAGCAGGCTTCGATGGCGGAGAGTGCTGCCCTGCAGCAGGCCGTCGATCGCGAGCGCGCACTGATCGTCGCCGGTCTCGCGCAGGGCCTGGACAGCCTGGCGCGCGGCGACCTCACCCATCGGATCGGCACCGCATTCCCGGCCGACTACGAGAAGCTGCGCTCGGATTTCAACCATGCATCCGAAAGGCTGAACGACACGATGCGGAGCATCGCGATCGTGGCGAAGGCGATTCGCGGCGCGGGCGAGGAAATCAGCACCGGCTCTCTCGACCTCGCCCAGCGCACGGAACAGCAGGCCGCCTCGCTTCAGGAGAGCGCCTCGACGGCCGAACAGCTCGCGGCTTCGGTGAAGCTCACCACGCAATCCTCCCAGCAGGCCGTCGCACAGGCCCGCAATGCGACGGACATCGCCGAAAAGGGCGGGGAGATCGTCGGTTCGGCCGTGCATGCCATGGCAGAGATCGAAACCTCCGCGCAGAAGATCTCCGACATCACCAGCGTCATCGACGACATCGCCTTTCAGACCAATCTGCTCGCGCTCAACGCGGCCGTCGAGGCCGCGAGAGCGGGCGAGGCGGGCAAGGGCTTTGCCGTCGTTGCCGCCGAAGTGCGGGTTCTGGCGCAGCGCTCCGGCGAGGCGGCCAAGGATATCGAAGCCCTGATCGCCGCATCGAACAGCCACGTGATCGAGGGCGCGCGGCTGGTCCGTTCGTCCGGCGAGGCCTTGCATGACATCGTCCTGGCGTCGAACGGCGTGGCTGCGACAGTGTCGGAGGTCGCGGCGGCATCGATCGAACAGTCGCGCGGCATCGAGGACATGAGCCGAACCGTCGCGAAACTCGACGAGATGACCCAGCAGAATGCCTCCCTGGCCGAGCAGAGTTCGGCATCGGCCATGTCGCAGACCAGCCAGATCGAGACGTTGACGAAGCTGGTGACGAGCTTCAGGACAGCGGCCTAG
- the petA gene encoding ubiquinol-cytochrome c reductase iron-sulfur subunit, which translates to MAHATDTTSTETTRRDFLMLATGAAGVVGLGAVAVPLVMQLAPDAATVAAGAPIDVDLAPVAEGQAIKLFWRGKLIFVRHRTKKEIDEARAVNVATLPDPQADQARVKEGHEQFLIVYGNCTHLGCVPLGNSPGDPKGDFDGWFCPCHGSHYDSSGRIRKGPAPFNLPVPPYAFSADTKIRIG; encoded by the coding sequence GTGGCGCACGCGACCGATACGACATCGACCGAAACCACCCGCCGCGATTTCCTCATGCTGGCGACCGGCGCCGCCGGTGTCGTCGGCCTCGGTGCCGTCGCCGTGCCGCTGGTGATGCAGCTCGCGCCCGACGCCGCAACGGTCGCCGCCGGCGCGCCGATCGACGTCGATCTCGCTCCGGTCGCCGAAGGCCAGGCGATCAAGCTGTTCTGGCGCGGCAAGCTGATCTTCGTGCGCCATCGCACGAAAAAGGAGATCGACGAGGCCCGTGCGGTGAATGTCGCGACGCTTCCCGATCCGCAAGCCGACCAGGCCCGCGTCAAGGAAGGCCATGAGCAGTTCCTGATCGTCTATGGCAACTGCACCCATCTCGGCTGCGTGCCGCTCGGCAACTCCCCCGGCGATCCGAAGGGCGATTTCGACGGCTGGTTCTGCCCCTGCCACGGTTCGCACTACGATTCCTCCGGCCGTATCCGCAAGGGCCCGGCGCCGTTCAACCTGCCGGTGCCGCCCTATGCGTTCAGCGCCGACACCAAGATCAGGATCGGCTGA
- a CDS encoding cytochrome b/b6 — protein sequence MSGHSSYVPKTGFERWLDARLPIIRLAHDSAVSYPVPRNLNYFWTFGGILMFMLVAQIVTGVILVMHYTPHATMAFNSVEHIMRDVNYGWLLRYLHSNGASMFFVAVYVHIFRGLYYGSYKAPREVLWILGVVIFLLMMATAFMGYVLPWGQMSFWGATVITNLFSALPVVGETIVTFLWGGFSVDNPTLNRFFSLHYLLPFMIFGVVILHVWALHHVGQNNPTGVEVKNVEKDTVPFTPYATIKDVFGMVCFVFVFSYFVFYQPNFMGHADNYIPANPAVTPSHIVPEWYFLPFYAILRAIPDKLGGVLAMGAAIVVLAFLPWIDTSKVKSMSYRPIARQLFWAFVVVCIGLGWLGAMPAEGGYVTASRIFTALYFGFFVALFIVGLFERPKALPNSIADSVLGPLQGGSGARMATAAAAEPNAKG from the coding sequence ATGAGTGGTCACAGTTCCTACGTCCCGAAGACCGGATTCGAGCGCTGGCTCGATGCGCGCCTGCCGATCATCCGCCTCGCGCATGATTCGGCGGTGTCCTACCCGGTCCCGCGCAACCTGAACTACTTCTGGACCTTCGGCGGCATCCTGATGTTCATGCTGGTCGCGCAGATCGTGACCGGCGTCATCCTGGTGATGCATTACACGCCGCATGCGACGATGGCCTTCAACTCCGTCGAGCACATCATGCGCGACGTGAACTATGGCTGGCTGCTGCGCTACCTGCATTCCAACGGCGCCTCGATGTTCTTCGTCGCCGTCTATGTCCACATCTTCCGCGGCCTGTATTACGGCTCCTATAAGGCCCCGCGCGAGGTGCTCTGGATCCTCGGCGTGGTGATCTTCCTGCTGATGATGGCGACCGCCTTCATGGGCTACGTCCTGCCCTGGGGCCAGATGTCGTTCTGGGGCGCGACCGTCATCACCAACCTGTTCTCGGCCCTGCCGGTGGTCGGCGAAACGATCGTGACCTTCCTGTGGGGTGGCTTCTCGGTCGATAATCCGACGCTGAACCGCTTCTTCTCGCTGCACTACCTGCTGCCGTTCATGATCTTCGGCGTGGTCATCCTGCACGTCTGGGCGCTGCATCACGTCGGGCAGAACAACCCGACCGGCGTCGAGGTGAAGAACGTCGAGAAGGACACCGTGCCGTTCACCCCCTACGCGACCATCAAGGACGTGTTCGGGATGGTCTGCTTCGTCTTCGTGTTCTCCTATTTCGTGTTCTATCAGCCCAACTTCATGGGCCATGCCGACAACTACATCCCGGCCAACCCTGCGGTAACGCCGTCGCATATCGTTCCGGAATGGTACTTCCTGCCGTTCTACGCGATCCTGCGCGCCATCCCCGACAAGCTCGGCGGCGTGCTGGCGATGGGCGCGGCCATCGTGGTCCTCGCCTTCCTGCCCTGGATCGACACCTCCAAGGTCAAGTCGATGAGCTATCGTCCGATCGCCCGCCAGTTGTTCTGGGCTTTTGTCGTGGTTTGCATCGGTCTCGGCTGGCTCGGTGCGATGCCGGCGGAGGGTGGCTATGTCACCGCCTCCCGGATCTTCACGGCGCTGTATTTCGGCTTCTTCGTGGCGCTCTTCATCGTCGGCCTGTTCGAACGGCCGAAGGCGCTGCCGAATTCGATCGCCGATTCCGTGCTCGGTCCGCTGCAGGGCGGATCGGGTGCGCGGATGGCCACCGCCGCCGCTGCCGAACCCAACGCCAAGGGCTGA
- a CDS encoding cytochrome c1: MSKISVRSAAFGLLLAALPLTAQAAGDRIEPPALSWSFSGPFGKFDRAQLQRGFKVVKEVCANCHSMSLLRIRNLSQPGGPEFSPGQVTGLAATYQVKDGPNDQGEMFERPGRPADPFPAPFANEQAARAANGGAFPVDLSVIAKARTYERGFPRFVFDIFTQYQEQGPDYIAALLGGYKDPPPEGVTLMPGQYYNTYMPGHLIAMPKPLNDGQIEYPKGPDGQPQVPETVAQYAKDVSAFLVWAAEPHLEQRKRIGLQVMLFLLIFGGLLYYTKKKVWARMPDGSPLHH, from the coding sequence ATGAGCAAGATTTCGGTCCGTTCGGCCGCCTTCGGCCTCCTGCTTGCCGCCCTGCCGCTGACCGCGCAGGCGGCCGGCGACCGCATCGAGCCGCCGGCTCTGAGCTGGTCCTTCTCCGGACCGTTCGGCAAGTTCGACCGGGCCCAGCTCCAGCGCGGCTTCAAGGTCGTCAAGGAGGTCTGCGCCAACTGCCACTCGATGTCGCTGCTGCGCATCCGCAACCTGTCGCAGCCGGGCGGTCCGGAATTCAGCCCGGGTCAGGTCACGGGGCTGGCCGCGACCTACCAGGTCAAGGACGGCCCCAACGACCAGGGCGAAATGTTCGAGCGTCCGGGCCGCCCGGCCGATCCGTTCCCGGCCCCGTTCGCCAATGAGCAAGCGGCCCGCGCGGCCAATGGCGGGGCGTTCCCGGTCGATCTCTCGGTGATCGCCAAGGCACGCACCTATGAGCGCGGCTTCCCGCGCTTCGTGTTCGACATCTTCACGCAGTACCAGGAGCAGGGGCCCGACTACATCGCCGCGCTTCTGGGCGGCTACAAGGACCCGCCGCCCGAGGGCGTCACCCTGATGCCCGGCCAGTACTACAACACCTATATGCCCGGCCATCTGATCGCGATGCCGAAGCCGCTCAACGACGGGCAGATCGAGTATCCGAAGGGGCCGGACGGCCAGCCGCAGGTTCCCGAGACCGTGGCCCAGTATGCCAAGGACGTCTCGGCCTTCCTCGTCTGGGCAGCCGAGCCGCATCTCGAACAGCGCAAGCGCATCGGCCTGCAGGTGATGCTGTTCCTGCTGATCTTCGGCGGGCTGCTCTACTATACGAAGAAGAAGGTCTGGGCGCGCATGCCGGACGGCTCGCCGCTGCACCACTGA
- a CDS encoding S-methyl-5'-thioadenosine phosphorylase, which produces MSESVLGIIGGSGIYDLPGLTDLREERVESPWGEPSDVLRIGRIGATKIVFLPRHGRGHAIPPSEINYRANIDVMKRAGVTDLVSLSACGSYKAELAPGLFVLVDQFVDRTSGRQSSFFGKGCVAHVSLARPVGPALQARIAEAATAEGLSLVRGGTLVTMEGPQFSTYAESMTYKGLGYDLIGMTAMPEAKLAREAEITYATVAMVTDFDCWHEEHGPVDVAAVVKVLHENADKAKRLVARLAADFPAERVPCPAGSHNALDNAIITAPDARDPALLAKLDAVAGRILKAA; this is translated from the coding sequence ATGAGCGAATCCGTTCTCGGAATCATCGGCGGGTCCGGCATCTACGACCTGCCGGGATTGACCGATCTGCGCGAGGAGCGCGTCGAAAGCCCCTGGGGCGAGCCCTCGGACGTGCTGCGGATCGGCCGGATCGGGGCGACGAAGATCGTCTTCCTGCCGCGTCATGGCCGCGGCCACGCGATCCCGCCCTCCGAGATCAACTACCGTGCCAATATCGACGTGATGAAGCGGGCCGGGGTCACCGATCTCGTCTCGCTCTCGGCTTGCGGCTCCTACAAGGCGGAGCTGGCCCCCGGCCTGTTCGTGCTGGTCGACCAGTTCGTCGACCGCACCAGCGGGCGCCAGAGCTCGTTCTTCGGCAAGGGCTGCGTCGCGCATGTCTCGCTCGCCCGGCCCGTCGGGCCTGCCCTGCAGGCGCGCATCGCCGAGGCGGCCACGGCCGAGGGCCTGTCCTTAGTGCGAGGCGGAACGCTGGTGACGATGGAGGGGCCGCAATTCTCGACCTATGCCGAGTCCATGACCTACAAAGGTCTGGGCTATGACCTGATCGGCATGACCGCGATGCCGGAGGCCAAGCTCGCCCGCGAGGCCGAGATCACCTATGCGACGGTGGCGATGGTGACGGATTTCGACTGCTGGCACGAGGAGCACGGGCCGGTCGATGTCGCCGCCGTGGTCAAGGTGCTGCATGAAAATGCCGACAAGGCGAAGCGGCTGGTGGCGCGGCTCGCCGCCGATTTCCCGGCCGAGCGCGTGCCCTGTCCGGCGGGCTCCCACAATGCGCTCGACAATGCCATCATCACCGCGCCCGACGCCCGCGATCCTGCCCTGCTCGCCAAGCTCGACGCGGTCGCGGGACGCATCCTGAAAGCGGCCTGA